The stretch of DNA ATTTTCTCATTGTTCTTCCATGTTATTAATATCAGCCATATTATCATCAACATTGCTTTCTAGGTGTGTTTTCATTTTAGTTGAGAAAAGATTATCATCCATCGTAGATATATCTAAAGCGTATAGCAAGGGGCACCATCTTACAATACCTTCTGCTATTTTGGAAGCACCTAGAAAAATTAATGGGTTTGAATCTTCTTTTATACCATAACCTAACATGAACAAACCACCGGTTATGCGAATATATCTATCGAGAAGTCCGACGTTTTTTTCCATTCTACCACCCCTTTATAAAAATATGGTCAATATTTAGTATGCCAAAGGGTGGGGATTTTTAAACTGTTTTTTTTAAGATATAAAAAACAGACTGCGTAATTTTTACACAATCTGTTTTAATGGTACCCTCAAGGGGACTCGAACCCCTGATACCGCCGTGAGAGGGCGGTGTCTTAACCGCTTGACCATGAGGGCCTATATGGCTGCGGAACTAGGATTCGAACCTAGACAATATGAGTCAGAGTCATATGTGCTACCGTTACACCATTCCGCAATATTTTCGGCTTTTCTCGAACCGACGAATACTATTATAACAGATAGAACTAAAATGTCAACAAAAAAATAAAAAAAATTTTGGAGTCTAAATTGCAATATTAAATGCAACACTTTTTGAGAAAATCATACTTATCCATTTACTTCCTCTTGTCAAGGGGAGGGTGGAGATTTTCGAGTGTATACGAGAAAATACTACCCAACCTTGACAACGATGGTAATGATATAATTTCTGTTGGCCTTTCGGCACATTTGCCGGAAGGCCTTACTAGTATATTCATAATCACATTACACTGAGAGTAGATAATTCACTATTAAAGCAAGCTTCAGGAGTCATATAGT from Xylanivirga thermophila encodes:
- a CDS encoding YgaP family membrane protein, which gives rise to MEKNVGLLDRYIRITGGLFMLGYGIKEDSNPLIFLGASKIAEGIVRWCPLLYALDISTMDDNLFSTKMKTHLESNVDDNMADINNMEEQ